AGCTGATATATTAAAACAACAGTCAGGTGATGATGGACGGTCGATTAGTACAACAGACCGTCATTAGttgttaaagtcggcatgaaacagaagttgcgctGGTCTTTTGTCGCCTATTGagccgtatatccgagtgaaacgcttctcaaacaagaacaaatgtagggcgcgTCAacagtcaacttactgaggtaaacgctgcacacaACGGTATCGCTCTTCACAACGTCgtacacataacggtaattaatatgataagCATGTGCAGTCTTAAGCgagagtctcaggtttctataggaaccggagcttctaagggcagctgcagtgacacaaatcactttatcaatcagtgattggctcttttacttagaaggcgggacgtattccgcccTTTTGctcgttgcagtttctcccattcataacagGAGTGAAtcatctttctatatctatagtctttgatatagttcatcataacatcacttttttaactttagttagtgtgtaatgttgctgtttgagcataaacaacatctgcaaagttacagggctgaaagttcaatgcaaacggagatattttcttttacagaaatcactgtttaaggactacaacaaacggctggtaggaactacaagCCTCTttccaggttggtgacatcactaaccctagaatttacataaaccccgcccccgagaacacacaacaaagtgggtgaggccatgttactgcattacagtacataacaccaatgcaacagcatgtcataaaagcaagatgacaacatgacaagttataaccgtaattaaactaaactatacatgttctatcttcatgcatcATATATTCTTTGGCTCTGTAAGCattttacaacagttcccacacgagtgatttatagattatcatgacagaatatgctaatcaatgactttaagatagttacctccacatcagctacataaattcatcaactaaccgttcagaagcgtcctgttcaaaatgttgtcacttcttcttgagtctctccatcagtgtccgactccgttttgaacataaaagactgaagtttctgacattttcagtgagtctgcgtgaggtaatgTGAGGCGCTGCTAAGTGCTAACCATAGAGGTGCTAACACGAAATTCTGAAACTCCGCCCccttttgagagcagcagctcatttgcatttaaagggacacacacaaaaacggagcgtttttgcgcaccttcaaaaagtgacaaatttaacatgctataaaaatgatcttGAGGGTATTTttagctaaaacttcacatacacactctggggacatcagagacttattttacatcttgtaaaagtggcattataccacccctttaaaactggattttcaccacaggggacTTTAAAACTATAATGATGTGAaccgataaatcatttagaataaacactgcactattccattaaaaataagaaatgcccattttgatttcatagggGATTTAAGCGGAGAAATTGTAAGTAAAACAGTTTTCTCAAAGCGTTAATAAATATGTATCTATCTCAGAGTCGGCGAACAGAACTAATGTGTTCCTCACTTCCTGTGCAATAAAGgccataaaacaaaacaacaacatatagTGTGCTGATTTATACACGaggaagatgaatgaaggcatTGTACTGTAAGGCATTGTATCTCAACTATattaacatttcaaaagatCCATCAAAGTAATTCAAGGTAAATTCCATTTTTCAGAATCTCTCTTTAATACAGATATCAGCCCAGCTTGAATGACAGACAGCGACAGACTGAAACTCTGCTGTGTGTTTGACACTGTAGAAAGGCAGCGAATGTCCTTAAACACGTctgtactgttgtttaaaagtctcttaaaagttgtgtgtgtttgttcgaCGGATCAGACTTTGGGTTGTGCTGCGAAGAACACAGAACAGCAGCTTTACGAGGTTTAATCAGACGTGTTCTTACAACATAAAGGCGTCTGAATCTTCAGTGAAGCAGGACAAACCGGAAATCTACAGAACAAAAGCTAAAGGTGACACCCGAGCAGGCTTCAAACGCCTCACCCGGCCAGTCTCTGCGTCACCACCTCACGGTACATGATGGAGATGTAGATGAAGAGGAGGAGAATGACGAAGAAATCATCCATGAAGCCCAGCAGACCGACCACGCCCTCCGGGATGAAGTCCAGCGGCGAGGCCAGGTACGTCAGCGCGCCCACCAGACACAGCAGGATCCGGATGCGGAACATCCAGAAGAGGCCGCCGACGGAGAACATCTCTCTGAAGGCGTGCCGGAGCAGCGTGGGAACGTCCCGCAGACGGTCCAGCAGCTTCAGGAATCAAACACAAACGCATTTTAACATCTGGGCAACTACTGCATTCAGCTGTATTCACACTGCTGTCCAATCAAACGCGCTCTAGAGTGAGAATGATATCACATGACCCCAATATACTCGCAGCAAAGATCTGTCCTGTTCTTcacttaggggtaaaaagagTCTAAAAACCGTTGTAAAAACACTCACGTTAAAgtcagttcaacttttaaagaacgtcaatttcaacttttaatctcataattatgacttagtatgtcataattttaactttttatgccATAATTAAGATTTAGCATGTCAATTTCAACTGTTTATCTCATATTTATGATTTAGTGTCataattctgtttttttgtcataattaatatttagtatgtcaatttgaactgtttatctcataattatgatttagtgtcataattctgttttttatgtcataattaagatttaGTATCTCAATTTGAACtgtttatctcataattacgaTTTAGTGTcataattctgttttttttgtcataattaagatttaGTATGTCAATTTCAACTGTTTATCTCATATTTATGATTTAGTGTCataattctgtttttttgtcataattaataTTTAGTATGTCAATTTGAACcgtttatctcataattatgatttagtgtcataattctgtttttttgtcataattaagatttaGTATGGCAATTTCAACtgtatctcataattatgatttagtgtcataattcagttttttatgtcataattaagatttaccaaagcatgattgtTCACATTTATGTGGTAGAAATGAGCTTCCACACTTATAAAAGTGACACGCTCTTTAACAAAGCTGAAGAGAAACTGAAGATATGGTTTTATTTCACAGATGGACACTCACGGAGCGCGGCTGTCCGGAGAACCTGCGGTTGTAATCGTTGATGTCGGTGAGGATCAGAGCCGGCTCCACCTGCCCGTCTGGAGTCTGAGCGCTGCGGCCGTTGTCTTGGAAAAGCGGAAAGAGCAGGGTCACCTGACAAACCAATAAAGGTCAAGGGTCAGGCCACATACAGACTGGATTATGATGATATATGTGacatatatatgatatatgcatctttatcattaggatacgtaccaaaaacttttaagctggctattattaaacctcttattaaaaaaccacaacttgatcctagagaattagtcaattacaggccgatctcaaatctcacttttctgtcaaaaatactagaaaaggcagtatcatcacagctatgttcctttttagaaagaaatggtatctgtgaggatttccagtcaggatttagaccgtaccatagtactgagactgctctcattagagttactaatgatttgctctcatcatcagatcgtggttgtatctctctattagtgttactggatcttagtgctgcatttgacactattgatcacaatattcttttaaatagactcgaaaattatgttggcattagtggaattgcattgtcatggttcaaatcatacttatctgaccgttatcagtttgtagtagtaaacgaagacatgtcatatcgatcacaagttcaatatggagtaccacaaggctcagtactaggaccgttgctgttcactctgtacatgctacccttgggagatatcattaggaagcatggcgttagttttcactgttacgctgatgatactcagctctatatttcttcgcgccctgacgaaacttaccaattcacaaaattaacggaatgcataactgatataaaaaaattggatgaccagtaatttcctactactaaattcagaaaaaacagagattctaatttttggaccaaaaacttcttcacgtaataacctagaatattgtctaacacttgatggctgctctgttaagtcttcgtcgtcagttaggaacctgggtgtgctctttgataccaatctttcatttgaaggccatgttactagcatctgtaaaaccgcattcttccatcttaaaaatatatctaaactacgacatatgctctcaatgaaaaatgcagaacagttagttcatgcgttcatgacctcaaggctagattactgtaacgctctactgggtggttgttctgctcgcctgataaataaactccagctggtccaaaatgcagcagctagagttcttactagaaccaggaagtatgaccatattagcccagttctgtcaacactgcattggcttcctgttaaacatcgtatagattttaaaatcttgctaattacttacaaagcactaaatggtttagctccccagtacctgagcgagctcctaattcattatagtccttcacgtctattgcgatctcagaattcaggccagctgataatacctagaatatcaaaatcaactgcaggtggtagatccttctcctatttggcaactaaactctggaacaatcttcctagcattgttcgggaagcagacacactctgtcagtttaaatctagactaaaaacgcatctctttaacctggcatacacataacacattaccaatttatatttccaaatccgttaaaggattattaggctgcataaattaggtcagccggaaccgggaacacttcctataacacctgatgtactcgttacatcagaagaagaatggcatctacgctaatattagtctttctgtttatcccgaggttcaccgtagtcaaccggatccgggccgtatccaggtgaaaccaaggacctgcaccttgacacgaccacaacgcagccctgaagtatcagcagagattgagtcaactagatcatccactgtgagggcctcatcgacacgacagccacgacacaattcctcaacaaccgtccataccggcgtgatgaatacgatcctcaattggatggaactgaaataaatacttttaatgttgcgatcctattggacttatgatagcaacctgaattgtaacaaagcactgttggccagaggagaactggcaccccgactaagcctggtttctcccaaggtttttttctccattttaacaccaatttgccacttgtctgccacctaatgtcacctgatggagtttgggttccttgccgctgtcgcctctggcttgcttagttggggacacttgacttgacatttgatattcaacagtgcttttgatctgcctgcattgacactattctttaagagctgctgtgcagccaaacaatgtaccagttatcaatgtaaagctgctttgacacaatctacattgtaaaaagcgctatataaataaaggtgacttgacttgacaaaagTCTGTCTGGTCCATAACTGAACTGAGATGTACCATTTGCCTGCAGATGGGGCAGTTGATGGCGCCGAGCCACGCTCCGTAACGCCAGTACGCGATGATACATGGACCTTTGATCACAAGACCAGACACAAACATGTTTCAGCAGATACAATCAGCTCATACTGAAACGGCTGAATGCGAGACGGATCTCCTCACCGCAGAAGAGATGGCCACAGTTGGTCTCGACGGGCAGAACGGCCTGCTGCAGACACACGGGACACGACATGTCCGAGTAGAACTGATGCCGGGGCTGCGAGGACGACACCTGACCAGACTAACACACATCATCGTGGCTCAtgatgttaaataacacaagaACAACACTGGATCTGAATAATGACGTCCTCATCACAAACCTGCTCTGTCTGCAGCTGTTCTCGGACCACACGCACATGCTCCTGATTCTCCGGGTGGATCCGCTGCTGCTCGCTCCTGAAAGACCGAATGTGTTATTATGTGTTGATGAGGtgtggggtcagaggtcaggggtcaggggtcagaggtcatcTCACCTGCAGAGCAGCGTCACCAGGCCGAGCAGAAAGGCCACGCTGAGCAGCAGCACCAGCAGGACGGGGTCGCTCACGCCTTCAATGAGCGACGCTTCATCTGGAACCAGAGAGCTGCCGTCCAAACACTTGCTGACTTCCATCACGCCTGCTCATGTCCTCCAGCGCtgacacaccacacacacatcacaacacatctgTTACACTACACACTCTTATTTGActgaaagaaattaacactttattcatcaaagacgcattaaattgatcaaaagtgacagtaaagacatttataatgttacaaaagattctatttcaaataaatgctgttcttttgaactttctattcatcaaagaatcctgaaaaatgaaagtttccacagaaatctgagctgttttgaacattgataataatcatgaatgtttcttgagcagcaaatcatcatatcagaatgatttctgaaggatcatgtgacactgaagactggagtaatgatgctgaaaattcagaggaataaattacactttactatatattcacatagaaaacagctgatttacattggaataatatttcacaatttttactgtatttttgatcaaaatatgtaatattaaatataataaattttagTATTAATCTagtattgtaatattaatattaatattgtaaaatacattgttataatatttaatcCCAAACTGTTTTACACGTCGATGATTTGTGAGAATAACAACATTACACATCTGATAATCTATAATAATTACATATGTACACGCTGTTCGATCTGTGAGAATAATATTCACACGTTTTGTgatctataataataataccattTAAACGTCTGATCATATATGAGAATAAATCGATTATAAGAGAACAGCTCatgataaacacacacagatgtcgTCAGTGGCTGCGGTTCAAACACTTACATGAGAAAACACACCACAGTTTCAGGCCTCAAGTACACTTTCGAAAATTATactgtttagtgtttgtgtttgtgtgtgtttgcgatATATGGATGATTCAGTTCCGCATTCCTCCTCTTCTTGTTGTGATTCGGCGGTTATTAGTGCACGAGCGCCGCCTGCTGCTCTGGAGTGTGGATCAAACAATAGGCTTACATTCTCTCTTACATTCTGAAGAAAAACGAGATCATCACTATATATCACCCTTATCTCGCTTACATATCATATTCCATGTAAAGacctttaaaaaatgaacaaagttCCGCATTCTTCTACCGTCATCGCCGGGTCGGTTTCGCTGCCTGTCTCACTTATAAGTTTTATTGTgcgtaattttttttctgtactattttaatattttttcaaataaatattctcCGTTTTTACTCCATCTTTTCACCAAAGCAGTTTTCTGCCGCGTGATTTTCCGCCAGGCATTAGGTGTCCTGATCCTGCAGGGTGGCAGCTGAAGGACCCCGTGTGTCTGTCTGACTgactgggggaaaaaatccgCTAATGTGTGTCTGTCACCGCCGCTTTATTCATCAAAATCGGCTTTCGCCCCTTTAATTCGACAGGATTCCTCTCAGAACCGGACAGTAATCGCGCAGTCAGCGGCGGAAGCTCTGTTttactcattttatttatattcactCGGAGATTCGCGCGATCAAACAAACAGTTGAGTCCGAACCGAACATGAGCGCTCTGGAGACTCTGGATCGAGTGGAGCTGTGTGAAAGTCTCCTGACATGGGTGAGTTCAGCGGGTTCATCCCGTTCTTCTGTTCAAATAATCTGGTTATTAATGAGAATTCGGCGGCTCGTGCTTGATTCTTTATAACGGGGATcatctgtttacatttacacacacacacacacacacacacacacacacacacacacacacacatataacacAGTATACAGTGATCATATCAGGCAAGAACTAgtctgaccaactagcagttaaAGGAGTAACCAGTCTTATTTTTGGGATTCAAATTATAATCTAAATGACTTTAAGTTCTGACCTGTGGCCGGTTGtataaactgcttagactaaTCTTACATGTTAGTCATCTGTTTTTCTTTAGTACTGGTGATAACTTCAAGTCAGTTAAATGGAAAGGTATATTGGTCTATTTTGAATCCGAAAGTAAGACTGTTTGCCCCTTAACTTACTGTTAGTTGGTCAGACTAGTTCTGGAATGGGATGACCTCAGATCAGTTGATTGTCTCTATCTGAGCTCCTATTGATCATTGGATTGATTGATCACTGTCTGTTGAAGCATTTGgttgtgtaagtgtgtgtgtgtgtgtgtgtagttgtAACTGATGCTGACAAATCagtgcagtttttgtgtgtttcctGGTTTAACTCTTGACCTGGTCACCTGTAATAAGTGAGAGTTATATAGTTTAGTGCTAGTTAGTAATTATCTCTCGAGTCTCTCCTGATCTGCGGCGGGTGTTTGTGTATTAAcagctgttaaagggttagttcacccaaaaatgaaatttctgtcattaattactctccctcatgtcgttccacacccgtaagaccttcattcatcttcagaacacaaattaagatatttttgatgaaatccgagaggtttatgactcgtccatagacagcaatataatcaccactttcaaggtccagaaaggtactaaagacatcgttaaaacagtcatgtgactgcagtggttcaaccttaatgttatgaagagacgagaatactttttgtgcacaaaaacaaaacaaaaaataacgacattattcaacaatctcttccctgtcattatccttacgcaggtgaaGCACAGTGAGGgtttccgtgtttacgtccgaacgccggctcagtattggccaaagctcgacgcatgcgtgtgattctgacacaggagccggccaataatgagtcggcgttctgatgtagaacctggaagcgctggacgtaaacatatgagaatgacacagaagagaagagattgttgaataaagtggttatttttgttttgtttttgcacacaaaaagtattctggtctcttcataacattaaggttgaaccactgcagtcacatgactgttttaacgatgtctttagtacctttctggaccttgaaagtgttgattataatgctgtctatggacgagtcataaacctctcggatttcatcaaaaatatcttaatttgtgttctgaagatgaatgaaggtcttatgggtgtggaacgaaatgagggagagtaattaatgagagaaattttcatttttgggtgaactaaccctttagctCGAGACCCAGTCACCTGTAATAAGTGACAGTTGTCTGTCGTCTCTCCTGAtccggtgtgtgtgtgtgtgtgtattaacaGCTCTTAATAGGATTGTTTATGACTGACGCATGTGATGTCCATCACTGTCCCAGCATCCTCCTGAAACATAAAGCTCTCACCACGTATCTGACGATACATTCAGACGTCGAGCTCAGAGATTGGATTTCAGCACAAACAGCGAATGAGAAGCTTCCTTCTCAAAGAAAGATGTGAAGATATCATGCAATGTGTAGTATTTTTATCCCACTGCGTCAGAGTTTATAATGTCGCTCATGActgaaaaacacaacagaagatCAGAAGCGCGCCAGAGACGTTCAGAAGAATCGGTGATGCTGATATCTTATTTCATCTGTCACACATATCTGGTTTATGTCTTCAGTAAGGGAAGAGCATCATCACATCACATGATTGTTTTTGAgtttgtttaaataacagaattgAGTTTCATTTCTGATTAGACAATCATCAGTATTGTTTTCTACTTCATTTCATTCCCACATTCttccatttgtgttattttcaATAGTAATAGTTTCCAACGCATCTCATTTTTACACTTGTTCCTCATCAGAAGTGTGAGTTCAGTCCAGACCGGCGGTGTGATGATGTGACGGATGTGGTTTGAGGCTGTTAGAGCGTCAGCTCTGTTGTGTGATTCAGTCAGTGCTGTGATTGACTGCTGAATTCAGTgcacagtgttattttaaatagccaaaaatatgttttcataaTCTTTCTTCTTAATGTAATAACTGTCTGATGTAATCAAGGCAAAGTAAAACCTATTAAAGTGCtctattatgttattttaaaggttGCTAATGTTGTTTAGAGTAGCCAAtgggctggcattatgcaaatgagttaCAAACCTACGCAGGctcagcaggaagtgagactgaattactgacgactcgtttcagttcagaatcgattctttcttttaggagacaaaaaACTCCATTTATCTTTGATCTTTAAATCTTTTCAGAagttttacattcacaaaactTGAAAGTCACTATGAAATCAGAATTGATAATGTCAGTGTTTACTTTTCTTGATCAGATCTGGAGTATTCAGGTTCACTTTACAGTTGGTTAACTATCCAGAAGGCTTTGCTGCTGCTTCAGTGTTTTCTACCGGCAGATGTGAAGCGTCTCACACACACGCCCAACACTGTGACGTCTCACATTCCTCACACAGCTCGGATCACAGCCGACACGTCACCGCAAGCTCAGCTGACACGCCCGTCTTCCTGTTTACACTTCAGCTGAACCTGCAGGAGCGCGTGTTACCGCGACATCATCAGAGCCGGTGTTTATCTGTGTCTGTGTCGTTCAGCTGTTTTTCCAGCTTCTCTGTTTCCTGAGGCAATCAAGGCCGTGGGTGTGACTTCCTGTCCTGAGTTTAGCATGAGAGAGTAAAAGTGTGATGTTAGTGATGAAATCTCGCAGCACAATAGCGCTTTGTGTTGATTGTGGAGTTTCACTGTGTTTGTTCTGCAAACGTCCAGAACTCTCAAAAGCAGAAAACCCTTTTCCATCGTGGAAACCTGTGCAGAACAGAGAAATCTGAATCTTAGTGCAGATTAGTCGATTAAAGTGTCATTGCATAAGCAGAAGTGAATGGAGCCTGTGTGAAATGACACTTGAGCTCGAGTTTCTCAACTCCACACGTGACACCTGTGATCACAGCGTTAGTTCATGTAATAACAGACGCTCGGGGATATAAACAGATGAAGCCCAGCGTCTGATTTCTGCCGTCTCTCATCTAGAGCTCTGTGAAATCCCTTTCATTTCTTCCAAATtccattttttctgttttaatttttaaggaTTTCATGTTTTCCCTGAGtttaattcttgttttttaatggttaaattgaaattttagtaatcaaaaagcattgTCTAACTAATTTGAAATCATGTAACTTATTc
This Ctenopharyngodon idella isolate HZGC_01 chromosome 5, HZGC01, whole genome shotgun sequence DNA region includes the following protein-coding sequences:
- the rnf170 gene encoding E3 ubiquitin-protein ligase RNF170 isoform X3; the protein is MEVSKCLDGSSLVPDEASLIEGVSDPVLLVLLLSVAFLLGLVTLLCRSEQQRIHPENQEHVRVVREQLQTEQVTLLFPLFQDNGRSAQTPDGQVEPALILTDINDYNRRFSGQPRSLLDRLRDVPTLLRHAFREMFSVGGLFWMFRIRILLCLVGALTYLASPLDFIPEGVVGLLGFMDDFFVILLLFIYISIMYREVVTQRLAG
- the rnf170 gene encoding E3 ubiquitin-protein ligase RNF170 isoform X1, whose product is MEVSKCLDGSSLVPDEASLIEGVSDPVLLVLLLSVAFLLGLVTLLCRSEQQRIHPENQEHVRVVREQLQTEQSGQVSSSQPRHQFYSDMSCPVCLQQAVLPVETNCGHLFCGPCIIAYWRYGAWLGAINCPICRQMVTLLFPLFQDNGRSAQTPDGQVEPALILTDINDYNRRFSGQPRSLLDRLRDVPTLLRHAFREMFSVGGLFWMFRIRILLCLVGALTYLASPLDFIPEGVVGLLGFMDDFFVILLLFIYISIMYREVVTQRLAG
- the rnf170 gene encoding E3 ubiquitin-protein ligase RNF170 isoform X2, producing the protein MEVSKCLDGSSLVPDEASLIEGVSDPVLLVLLLSVAFLLGLVTLLCRSEQQRIHPENQEHVRVVREQLQTEQVSSSQPRHQFYSDMSCPVCLQQAVLPVETNCGHLFCGPCIIAYWRYGAWLGAINCPICRQMVTLLFPLFQDNGRSAQTPDGQVEPALILTDINDYNRRFSGQPRSLLDRLRDVPTLLRHAFREMFSVGGLFWMFRIRILLCLVGALTYLASPLDFIPEGVVGLLGFMDDFFVILLLFIYISIMYREVVTQRLAG